A region of Vitis riparia cultivar Riparia Gloire de Montpellier isolate 1030 chromosome 1, EGFV_Vit.rip_1.0, whole genome shotgun sequence DNA encodes the following proteins:
- the LOC117917206 gene encoding two-component response regulator ORR26-like isoform X3 codes for MPDMDGFKLLELVGLEMDLPVIMMSVDGETSRVMKGVQHGACDYLLKPIRMKELRNIWQHVFRKKINEVRDIESHESMDDFQIMRNGPEQSDDGYLVSGDPTSVKKRKDTENKHDDRDHCDPSSVKKARVVWSVDLHQKFVRAVNQIGFDKVGPKKILDLMNVPWLTRENVASHLQKYRLYLSRLQKEDDLKTSCGGIKHSDLSPKDSSGSFGLSNLTNMHQNDAANSGYGFSGNKKLVQSIDIDPKVQEGDLKGIISLPRTEQKKMLTGEASDPQKARSSQMGFNHSFGSIEQDVNYAAFDSSISAQYSWSGEKVPEAQFQEEHRPSVQLETSFNQLPVPGPQHHIQVDCLQPTLPPISPGSSRKERDKASPAKIKPLYASYDSHHVSNVSPAGSEIDLFSVQSKCQMVNPQAFEPISNITLNMRNQGHNQSGVNDLESFQRNLISGSGSALESLEDLQVHWLQGDCNPMNLGLRNMEFSDYHDQKLITEVPFHLYDPLKLDYEYLSDLTEYPIMDQGLFIA; via the exons ATGCCTGACATGGATGGTTTTAAACTTCTTGAGCTTGTTGGGCTTGAGATGGATCTTCCAGTAATTA tgATGTCTGTTGACGGCGAAACAAGCAGGGTCATGAAAGGTGTTCAGCATGGTGCATGTGATTATCTTCTTAAGCCTATAAGAATGAAGGAACTCCGAAACATATGGCAACATGTTTTCAGAAAGAAGATCAATGAAGTGAGAGACATTGAAAGTCATGAAAGCATGGATGATTTCCAAATTATGAGAAATGGACCAGAACAGTCTGATGATGGGTACTTGGTAAGTGGTGATCCCACTTcagtgaagaaaagaaaagatactGAGAACAAGCATGACGACAGAGACCATTGTGACCCTAGTTCTGTGAAGAAAGCTAGAGTTGTTTGGTCAGTTGATCTTCATCAAAAGTTTGTCAGAGCGGTGAATCAGATTGGGTTTGATA AGGTTGGTCCAAAGAAAATATTGGACTTGATGAATGTGCCATGGCTGACTCGAGAAAACGTGGCTAGTCACTTGCAG AAATACCGCCTCTACTTGAGCAGACTTCAAAAGGAAGATGATCTAAAAACATCTTGTGGTGGAATAAAGCATTCTGATCTATCACCAAAAGATTCTTCTGGAAGCTTTGGCCTTTCGAACTTGACCAACATGCACCAAAATGATGCTGCTAATAGCGGTTATGGATTTTCTGGAAATAAGAAACTTGTGCAGAGTATTGATATTGATCCAAAAGTACAGGAAGGTGACCTGAAGGGGATAATCTCATTGCCAAGGACAGAGCAGAAAAAAATGTTGACTGGTGAAGCTTCTGATCCTCAGAAGGCCAGAAGTTCACAGATGGGTTTCAATCATTCTTTCGGGTCAATAGAGCAAGATGTAAACTATGCAGCATTTGATTCAAGTATCTCAGCACAATACtcttggagtggagaaaaagttcCTGAAGCTCAGTTTCAGGAAGAACATAGACCGAGTGTTCAGTTGGAGACTAGCTTTAACCAGTTGCCTGTGCCTGGTCCGCAGCATCATATTCAAGTTGATTGCCTGCAGCCTACTTTGCCACCCATCAGTCCTGGATCTTCCagaaaagaaagagataaaGCAAGTCCTGCCAAAATCAAGCCCTTGTATGCCAGTTACGATAGCCATCATGTAAGCAATGTAAGTCCAGCAGGAAGTGAAATTGACCTGTTTTCTGTTCAATCGAAGTGCCAAATGGTAAACCCTCAAGCTTTTGAGCCTATTTCAAACATTACACTGAATATGAGAAACCAGGGCCACAACCAGAGTGGTGTGAATGATTTGGAATCCTTTCAAAGGAACCTGATTTCAGGGAGTGGGTCAGCTCTTGAATCATTAGAGGACTTGCAAGTTCATTGGCTCCAAGGTGACTGTAATCCAATGAATCTTGGACTCCGAAACATGGAATTTTCAGATTACCATGACCAGAAGCTTATTACTGAAGTTCCCTTCCACTTGTATGATCCACTTAAGTTAGACTATGAGTATCTCTCTGACTTGACAGAATATCCTATAATGGATCAAGGTCTATTCATAGCATGA
- the LOC117917180 gene encoding protein WVD2-like 4 isoform X1, whose amino-acid sequence MGDAIRALGDSISFGRFMSESLAWEKWSSFSQNRYLEEAEKFSKPGSVAQKKAYFEAHYKRIAAKKAAEAEAAANDFPEPEALDEIHNTSSDDLDTVKENSHMIIDESEGQEALNTNTVVDEIHNSSSDELDTLKENSPMIIDEPEGQEEAPNTQVVVDCVEKIELEEVKVEEVEEAEPVTVQTVIEESPRAQTEFSDQIENVEEERMPLKEVADEEKNLALRSNKKLTKSSSKSLAQGRASKLGASPAKVTSLAHVRKENNASPSTKKPAPDALNKKRFTPKSLHMSINFASLAGETSKKASPVLQKNRNSRINAIAAKITEESSTPRRTTIRASMSGISKHTSATTPQSENRRTRTLLDQSVSGNRTAEGKWQSLLADRRPQPSVACGSKSRSPIISSPFRFRSEERVAKRKEFFQKLEEKNAKEAEKMQPQTKSKEKPETDLKKLRRSITFKAIPTTDSCRETESPGNHMMKEKGESNLKKLRHSITFKPGSCRETDSPGNHMKKEKGESELKKLRHSISFKPGSCRETDSPGNHMKKEKGESELKKLRHSITFKPGSSHETDLPGNHIKKTPPTRPRSPKLGRKPTPNAVQDTNSRPPRVPSSRTDSSNKPATEKNKLLLPKNNSQENASPNIQL is encoded by the exons TTTTCCAAGCCTGGTTCTGTTGCCCAGAAAAAAGCATATTTTGAAGCCCATTACAAGAGAATAGCTGCCAAGAAAGCAGCCGAAGCAGAAGCAGCCGCTAATGATTTTCCGGAACCAGAAGCTTTAGATGAGATTCACAATACCTCCTCAGATGATTTGGACACTGTGAAAGAGAACAGTCACATGATAATTGATGAATCAGAGGGACAAGAAGCCCTTAATACTAATACAGTTGTGGATGAGATCCACAATAGCTCCTCAGATGAATTGGACACTTTGAAAGAGAATAGCCCCATGATTATTGATGAACCAGAGGGACAAGAGGAGGCCCCCAATACTCAGGTAGTTGTTGATTGTGTGGAAAAGATTGAATTGGAAGAGGTAAAAGTAGAGGAAGTAGAGGAAGCAGAACCAGTGACAGTACAAACTGTTATAGAGGAGAGTCCTCGTGCTCAAACTGAATTTTCAGACcagattgaaaatgttgaagaaGAGAGGATGCCCCTTAAG GAGGTTGCTGATGAGGAGAAGAATCTGGCTTTGAGGAGTAACAAGAAGCTAACAAAATCTTCCTCTAAGTCATTGGCTCAAGGCCGAGCATCCAAGCTTGGAGCTTCTCCTGCAAAAGTAACATCCTTGGCTCATGtcagaaaagaaaacaatgcCAGTCCAAGCACCAAGAAGCCTGCACCAGATGCTCTGAACAAGAAGAGGTTTACTCCAAAATCACTTCACATGTCGATTAACTTTGCCTCTCTTGCTGGTGAAACCAGCAAAAAGGCGTCTCCTGTTCTTCAAAAGAATAGAAATTCAAGAATTAATGCAATTGCTGCCAAAATAACCGAAGAGAGCTCAACTCCCAGACGAACAACAATTAGG GCATCCATGAGTGGGATATCAAAGCATACTTCAGCAACAACCCCTCAGTCAGAAAATAGAAG GACCAGAACTCTACTTGATCAGTCAGTTTCTGGGAACAGAACAGCTGAAGGGAAATGGCAGTCACTCTTGGCAGA CAGGCGACCACAACCTTCAGTTGCATGCGGAAGCAAATCAAGGTCTCCTATTATATCTTCTCCGTTTAGATTCAGGAGTGAAGAAAGAGTAGCAAAACGCAAAGAG TTCTTTCAGAAACTAGAAGAGAAGAATGCCAAGGAGGCAGAGAAAATGCAGCCGCAGACAAAATCTAAG GAAAAACCCGAGACTGATCTGAAAAAACTGCGCCGCAGTATTACCTTCAAAGCCATACCAACTACAGATTCTTGCCGTGAAACAGAATCACCCGGTAATCACATGATGAAG GAGAAAGGTGAGAGCAATCTTAAAAAACTGAGACACAGCATTACCTTCAAACCAGGTTCTTGTCGTGAAACAGACTCACCTGGTAATCACATGAAGAAG GAGAAAGGTGAGAGCGAGCTTAAAAAACTGAGACACAGCATTTCCTTCAAACCAGGTTCTTGTCGTGAAACAGACTCACCTGGTAATCACATGAAGAAG GAGAAAGGTGAGAGCGAGCTTAAAAAACTGAGACACAGCATTACCTTCAAACCAGGTTCTAGTCATGAAACAGACTTGCCTGGTAATCACATAAAGAAG ACACCACCAACACGGCCTCGCTCCCCAAAACTTGGGAGGAAGCCAACTCCCAATGCAGTCCAGGACACAAACTCCAGGCCTCCTAGAGTGCCTTCATCCAGAACTGATAGCTCCAACAAGCCTGCTACAGAAAAGAATAAACTACTCCTACCAAAGAATAATTCACAAGAGAATGCCTCCCCAAATATCCAGCTTTGA
- the LOC117917206 gene encoding two-component response regulator ORR26-like isoform X2, with translation MQDIMTICGLARDALNLLRERKDGYDIVISDVNMPDMDGFKLLELVGLEMDLPVIMMSVDGETSRVMKGVQHGACDYLLKPIRMKELRNIWQHVFRKKINEVRDIESHESMDDFQIMRNGPEQSDDGYLVSGDPTSVKKRKDTENKHDDRDHCDPSSVKKARVVWSVDLHQKFVRAVNQIGFDKVGPKKILDLMNVPWLTRENVASHLQKYRLYLSRLQKEDDLKTSCGGIKHSDLSPKDSSGSFGLSNLTNMHQNDAANSGYGFSGNKKLVQSIDIDPKVQEGDLKGIISLPRTEQKKMLTGEASDPQKARSSQMGFNHSFGSIEQDVNYAAFDSSISAQYSWSGEKVPEAQFQEEHRPSVQLETSFNQLPVPGPQHHIQVDCLQPTLPPISPGSSRKERDKASPAKIKPLYASYDSHHVSNVSPAGSEIDLFSVQSKCQMVNPQAFEPISNITLNMRNQGHNQSGVNDLESFQRNLISGSGSALESLEDLQVHWLQGDCNPMNLGLRNMEFSDYHDQKLITEVPFHLYDPLKLDYEYLSDLTEYPIMDQGLFIA, from the exons TGACCATTTGTGGTTTGGCAAGGGATGCTTTGAACTTGCTTCGGGAAAGAAAAGATGGATATGACATTGTAATCAGTGATGTTAACATGCCTGACATGGATGGTTTTAAACTTCTTGAGCTTGTTGGGCTTGAGATGGATCTTCCAGTAATTA tgATGTCTGTTGACGGCGAAACAAGCAGGGTCATGAAAGGTGTTCAGCATGGTGCATGTGATTATCTTCTTAAGCCTATAAGAATGAAGGAACTCCGAAACATATGGCAACATGTTTTCAGAAAGAAGATCAATGAAGTGAGAGACATTGAAAGTCATGAAAGCATGGATGATTTCCAAATTATGAGAAATGGACCAGAACAGTCTGATGATGGGTACTTGGTAAGTGGTGATCCCACTTcagtgaagaaaagaaaagatactGAGAACAAGCATGACGACAGAGACCATTGTGACCCTAGTTCTGTGAAGAAAGCTAGAGTTGTTTGGTCAGTTGATCTTCATCAAAAGTTTGTCAGAGCGGTGAATCAGATTGGGTTTGATA AGGTTGGTCCAAAGAAAATATTGGACTTGATGAATGTGCCATGGCTGACTCGAGAAAACGTGGCTAGTCACTTGCAG AAATACCGCCTCTACTTGAGCAGACTTCAAAAGGAAGATGATCTAAAAACATCTTGTGGTGGAATAAAGCATTCTGATCTATCACCAAAAGATTCTTCTGGAAGCTTTGGCCTTTCGAACTTGACCAACATGCACCAAAATGATGCTGCTAATAGCGGTTATGGATTTTCTGGAAATAAGAAACTTGTGCAGAGTATTGATATTGATCCAAAAGTACAGGAAGGTGACCTGAAGGGGATAATCTCATTGCCAAGGACAGAGCAGAAAAAAATGTTGACTGGTGAAGCTTCTGATCCTCAGAAGGCCAGAAGTTCACAGATGGGTTTCAATCATTCTTTCGGGTCAATAGAGCAAGATGTAAACTATGCAGCATTTGATTCAAGTATCTCAGCACAATACtcttggagtggagaaaaagttcCTGAAGCTCAGTTTCAGGAAGAACATAGACCGAGTGTTCAGTTGGAGACTAGCTTTAACCAGTTGCCTGTGCCTGGTCCGCAGCATCATATTCAAGTTGATTGCCTGCAGCCTACTTTGCCACCCATCAGTCCTGGATCTTCCagaaaagaaagagataaaGCAAGTCCTGCCAAAATCAAGCCCTTGTATGCCAGTTACGATAGCCATCATGTAAGCAATGTAAGTCCAGCAGGAAGTGAAATTGACCTGTTTTCTGTTCAATCGAAGTGCCAAATGGTAAACCCTCAAGCTTTTGAGCCTATTTCAAACATTACACTGAATATGAGAAACCAGGGCCACAACCAGAGTGGTGTGAATGATTTGGAATCCTTTCAAAGGAACCTGATTTCAGGGAGTGGGTCAGCTCTTGAATCATTAGAGGACTTGCAAGTTCATTGGCTCCAAGGTGACTGTAATCCAATGAATCTTGGACTCCGAAACATGGAATTTTCAGATTACCATGACCAGAAGCTTATTACTGAAGTTCCCTTCCACTTGTATGATCCACTTAAGTTAGACTATGAGTATCTCTCTGACTTGACAGAATATCCTATAATGGATCAAGGTCTATTCATAGCATGA
- the LOC117917206 gene encoding two-component response regulator ORR26-like isoform X1, translating into MDSAFCPPRTDAFPAGLRVLVVDDDPTWLKILEKMLKKCLYEVTICGLARDALNLLRERKDGYDIVISDVNMPDMDGFKLLELVGLEMDLPVIMMSVDGETSRVMKGVQHGACDYLLKPIRMKELRNIWQHVFRKKINEVRDIESHESMDDFQIMRNGPEQSDDGYLVSGDPTSVKKRKDTENKHDDRDHCDPSSVKKARVVWSVDLHQKFVRAVNQIGFDKVGPKKILDLMNVPWLTRENVASHLQKYRLYLSRLQKEDDLKTSCGGIKHSDLSPKDSSGSFGLSNLTNMHQNDAANSGYGFSGNKKLVQSIDIDPKVQEGDLKGIISLPRTEQKKMLTGEASDPQKARSSQMGFNHSFGSIEQDVNYAAFDSSISAQYSWSGEKVPEAQFQEEHRPSVQLETSFNQLPVPGPQHHIQVDCLQPTLPPISPGSSRKERDKASPAKIKPLYASYDSHHVSNVSPAGSEIDLFSVQSKCQMVNPQAFEPISNITLNMRNQGHNQSGVNDLESFQRNLISGSGSALESLEDLQVHWLQGDCNPMNLGLRNMEFSDYHDQKLITEVPFHLYDPLKLDYEYLSDLTEYPIMDQGLFIA; encoded by the exons TGACCATTTGTGGTTTGGCAAGGGATGCTTTGAACTTGCTTCGGGAAAGAAAAGATGGATATGACATTGTAATCAGTGATGTTAACATGCCTGACATGGATGGTTTTAAACTTCTTGAGCTTGTTGGGCTTGAGATGGATCTTCCAGTAATTA tgATGTCTGTTGACGGCGAAACAAGCAGGGTCATGAAAGGTGTTCAGCATGGTGCATGTGATTATCTTCTTAAGCCTATAAGAATGAAGGAACTCCGAAACATATGGCAACATGTTTTCAGAAAGAAGATCAATGAAGTGAGAGACATTGAAAGTCATGAAAGCATGGATGATTTCCAAATTATGAGAAATGGACCAGAACAGTCTGATGATGGGTACTTGGTAAGTGGTGATCCCACTTcagtgaagaaaagaaaagatactGAGAACAAGCATGACGACAGAGACCATTGTGACCCTAGTTCTGTGAAGAAAGCTAGAGTTGTTTGGTCAGTTGATCTTCATCAAAAGTTTGTCAGAGCGGTGAATCAGATTGGGTTTGATA AGGTTGGTCCAAAGAAAATATTGGACTTGATGAATGTGCCATGGCTGACTCGAGAAAACGTGGCTAGTCACTTGCAG AAATACCGCCTCTACTTGAGCAGACTTCAAAAGGAAGATGATCTAAAAACATCTTGTGGTGGAATAAAGCATTCTGATCTATCACCAAAAGATTCTTCTGGAAGCTTTGGCCTTTCGAACTTGACCAACATGCACCAAAATGATGCTGCTAATAGCGGTTATGGATTTTCTGGAAATAAGAAACTTGTGCAGAGTATTGATATTGATCCAAAAGTACAGGAAGGTGACCTGAAGGGGATAATCTCATTGCCAAGGACAGAGCAGAAAAAAATGTTGACTGGTGAAGCTTCTGATCCTCAGAAGGCCAGAAGTTCACAGATGGGTTTCAATCATTCTTTCGGGTCAATAGAGCAAGATGTAAACTATGCAGCATTTGATTCAAGTATCTCAGCACAATACtcttggagtggagaaaaagttcCTGAAGCTCAGTTTCAGGAAGAACATAGACCGAGTGTTCAGTTGGAGACTAGCTTTAACCAGTTGCCTGTGCCTGGTCCGCAGCATCATATTCAAGTTGATTGCCTGCAGCCTACTTTGCCACCCATCAGTCCTGGATCTTCCagaaaagaaagagataaaGCAAGTCCTGCCAAAATCAAGCCCTTGTATGCCAGTTACGATAGCCATCATGTAAGCAATGTAAGTCCAGCAGGAAGTGAAATTGACCTGTTTTCTGTTCAATCGAAGTGCCAAATGGTAAACCCTCAAGCTTTTGAGCCTATTTCAAACATTACACTGAATATGAGAAACCAGGGCCACAACCAGAGTGGTGTGAATGATTTGGAATCCTTTCAAAGGAACCTGATTTCAGGGAGTGGGTCAGCTCTTGAATCATTAGAGGACTTGCAAGTTCATTGGCTCCAAGGTGACTGTAATCCAATGAATCTTGGACTCCGAAACATGGAATTTTCAGATTACCATGACCAGAAGCTTATTACTGAAGTTCCCTTCCACTTGTATGATCCACTTAAGTTAGACTATGAGTATCTCTCTGACTTGACAGAATATCCTATAATGGATCAAGGTCTATTCATAGCATGA
- the LOC117917180 gene encoding protein WVD2-like 4 isoform X2, giving the protein MGDAIRALGDSISFGRFMSESLAWEKWSSFSQNRYLEEAEKFSKPGSVAQKKAYFEAHYKRIAAKKAAEAEAAANDFPEPEALDEIHNTSSDDLDTVKENSHMIIDESEGQEALNTNTVVDEIHNSSSDELDTLKENSPMIIDEPEGQEEAPNTQVVVDCVEKIELEEVKVEEVEEAEPVTVQTVIEESPRAQTEFSDQIENVEEERMPLKEVADEEKNLALRSNKKLTKSSSKSLAQGRASKLGASPAKVTSLAHVRKENNASPSTKKPAPDALNKKRFTPKSLHMSINFASLAGETSKKASPVLQKNRNSRINAIAAKITEESSTPRRTTIRASMSGISKHTSATTPQSENRRTRTLLDQSVSGNRTAEGKWQSLLAERPQPSVACGSKSRSPIISSPFRFRSEERVAKRKEFFQKLEEKNAKEAEKMQPQTKSKEKPETDLKKLRRSITFKAIPTTDSCRETESPGNHMMKEKGESNLKKLRHSITFKPGSCRETDSPGNHMKKEKGESELKKLRHSISFKPGSCRETDSPGNHMKKEKGESELKKLRHSITFKPGSSHETDLPGNHIKKTPPTRPRSPKLGRKPTPNAVQDTNSRPPRVPSSRTDSSNKPATEKNKLLLPKNNSQENASPNIQL; this is encoded by the exons TTTTCCAAGCCTGGTTCTGTTGCCCAGAAAAAAGCATATTTTGAAGCCCATTACAAGAGAATAGCTGCCAAGAAAGCAGCCGAAGCAGAAGCAGCCGCTAATGATTTTCCGGAACCAGAAGCTTTAGATGAGATTCACAATACCTCCTCAGATGATTTGGACACTGTGAAAGAGAACAGTCACATGATAATTGATGAATCAGAGGGACAAGAAGCCCTTAATACTAATACAGTTGTGGATGAGATCCACAATAGCTCCTCAGATGAATTGGACACTTTGAAAGAGAATAGCCCCATGATTATTGATGAACCAGAGGGACAAGAGGAGGCCCCCAATACTCAGGTAGTTGTTGATTGTGTGGAAAAGATTGAATTGGAAGAGGTAAAAGTAGAGGAAGTAGAGGAAGCAGAACCAGTGACAGTACAAACTGTTATAGAGGAGAGTCCTCGTGCTCAAACTGAATTTTCAGACcagattgaaaatgttgaagaaGAGAGGATGCCCCTTAAG GAGGTTGCTGATGAGGAGAAGAATCTGGCTTTGAGGAGTAACAAGAAGCTAACAAAATCTTCCTCTAAGTCATTGGCTCAAGGCCGAGCATCCAAGCTTGGAGCTTCTCCTGCAAAAGTAACATCCTTGGCTCATGtcagaaaagaaaacaatgcCAGTCCAAGCACCAAGAAGCCTGCACCAGATGCTCTGAACAAGAAGAGGTTTACTCCAAAATCACTTCACATGTCGATTAACTTTGCCTCTCTTGCTGGTGAAACCAGCAAAAAGGCGTCTCCTGTTCTTCAAAAGAATAGAAATTCAAGAATTAATGCAATTGCTGCCAAAATAACCGAAGAGAGCTCAACTCCCAGACGAACAACAATTAGG GCATCCATGAGTGGGATATCAAAGCATACTTCAGCAACAACCCCTCAGTCAGAAAATAGAAG GACCAGAACTCTACTTGATCAGTCAGTTTCTGGGAACAGAACAGCTGAAGGGAAATGGCAGTCACTCTTGGCAGA GCGACCACAACCTTCAGTTGCATGCGGAAGCAAATCAAGGTCTCCTATTATATCTTCTCCGTTTAGATTCAGGAGTGAAGAAAGAGTAGCAAAACGCAAAGAG TTCTTTCAGAAACTAGAAGAGAAGAATGCCAAGGAGGCAGAGAAAATGCAGCCGCAGACAAAATCTAAG GAAAAACCCGAGACTGATCTGAAAAAACTGCGCCGCAGTATTACCTTCAAAGCCATACCAACTACAGATTCTTGCCGTGAAACAGAATCACCCGGTAATCACATGATGAAG GAGAAAGGTGAGAGCAATCTTAAAAAACTGAGACACAGCATTACCTTCAAACCAGGTTCTTGTCGTGAAACAGACTCACCTGGTAATCACATGAAGAAG GAGAAAGGTGAGAGCGAGCTTAAAAAACTGAGACACAGCATTTCCTTCAAACCAGGTTCTTGTCGTGAAACAGACTCACCTGGTAATCACATGAAGAAG GAGAAAGGTGAGAGCGAGCTTAAAAAACTGAGACACAGCATTACCTTCAAACCAGGTTCTAGTCATGAAACAGACTTGCCTGGTAATCACATAAAGAAG ACACCACCAACACGGCCTCGCTCCCCAAAACTTGGGAGGAAGCCAACTCCCAATGCAGTCCAGGACACAAACTCCAGGCCTCCTAGAGTGCCTTCATCCAGAACTGATAGCTCCAACAAGCCTGCTACAGAAAAGAATAAACTACTCCTACCAAAGAATAATTCACAAGAGAATGCCTCCCCAAATATCCAGCTTTGA